One stretch of Pomacea canaliculata isolate SZHN2017 linkage group LG1, ASM307304v1, whole genome shotgun sequence DNA includes these proteins:
- the LOC112559411 gene encoding E3 ubiquitin-protein ligase MARCH1-like: MPIQKVSVHPLNVMKNKKDARNASKEKENGASKEVIPGATSDTQDRCESQLSTLSERSDICRICHCEGEDGNKLISPCLCMGSLKYVHLRCLQKWIKSSEKITCELCRFDYIMTTKTKPFKEWEKLDMSTAERRKIICSVTFHIIAITCVIWSLYVLIDRTTEEVSNGNLDWPFWTKLIVVAIGFTGGLVFMYVQCKMYIHLVMRWRAYNKVIQIDNVPETEEFRINAVAKIKAKSEEGGMTNAVALQDVESL; this comes from the exons ATGCCAATTCAGAAAGTTTCTGTACACCCATTAAACGtcatgaagaacaaaaaagatgcTAGGAATGcttctaaagaaaaagaaaatggagcaTCAAag GAAGTGATTCCTGGTGCCACATCCGATACCCAGGACAGATGCGAGTCTCAGTTATCAACATTATCTGAACGATCTGACATTTGCCGGATTTGCCACTGTGAAGGTGAGGATGGCAACAAGCTTATCTCTCCATGCTTGTGCATGGGTTCTCTCAAGTATGTGCACCTGCGCTGTCTACAGAAATGGATTAAGAGCTCAGAGAAAATCACGTGTGAACTGTGCAGATTTGACTACATAATGACCACCAAGACCAAGCCTTTCAAAGAG tgGGAAAAACTGGATATGTCAACAGCAGAAAGGCGAAAGATAATTTGTTCTGTTACATTCCACATCATTGCAATCACATGTGTCATCTGGTCTCTTTACGTTCTTATTGATCGCACCACTGAGGAAGTTTCAAATGGCAACTTGGATTGGCCTTTCTGGACTAAGCTTATTGTTGTGGCCATCGGTTTTACAGGAGGCCTAGTCTTTATGTACGTGCAGTGTAAGATGTATATTCATTTAGTTATGCGATGGAGAGCTTACAACAAAGTGATACAGATTGACAATGTTCCTGAAACAGAAGAATTCCGAATTAATGCTGTAGCCAAGATTAAGGCAAAATCAGAGGAAGGAGGAATGACCAATGCTGTTGCACTGCAAGATGTGGAGTCATTATGA